The nucleotide window TAATCATTGTCGCTGAGCAAACATTTGGCTTAGATACAAAGTTCGTGATGTTGCAATGACTTTGTACCAACGTATTTTGAAAGGTATAGGCGGCTCTTGAAATGTATTGGACCAAAGTTAATCAGTTATGAATAATTCAGAACTGGAAATCTTCTCTTGAGAAATCGTTTTCATGAGGACACGTAATTCATCTTtctaaaaattgttgtttttctggACACATAAAATCCTCCGTCACAAACTCTGTTTTTTCAGTCTAACCCAAAAGAGCCGAAATTTGACACATCCTTAATATTTCTGTCCCTGCGGCTTAGATTCTTAATCTTTAAACGTGCACTATAGgcatattggtaattactcaaaatattttgtcttCTATGATTATTTTCTACAatttcgatgatcaattgatccctaatgttcacagatttgttatttaatacataTGTTTTGATACAtaaagtgagaataatggtctttgacaatccaaacatgtccagtacctttaaacaaTGCACCATAGTGTGCCCGCCCTCTCGTGGGAGGGTTCTGCATTCCGTAGGGTGTCACCGAAGCCATAACAAATTCCCCTTTATCATGTTTCAGCTACCATGTACTGCGACATTTGTAAAATAATACGCACAAATTCAGAATGTTTGCAACAATGGATTTGATGAATTGCTTGAACCGCAATGCTTGAACTCTTCTATACGCAGAAATTTCTCACAGAGGGAATTCCCCATCGAATTTTTAAACACGCAACCACCAACACTAAAAACCAGATTGCTAAAAacagaatggttaattattatacACACCACTGCGCAGGGTTTAACGTCTGTATATAAACGCCTGGATTGTTGTTACGTTTCACTTACCCACCTGTTTTCGACAACTATGTAAACCGAATTTACTTGTgtgtcaaaatatttatgaaattaaCAGTAAATAAACTTCGCATTGACGTTCGTGGTTACGTGTTGGGGTGAACTAACGGTAAGTTATGATCAATAGAGATACAAAATATGGTGATGTGTTTttcatgtttatttttctttgagtgcaatattattgttaaaggCTTTATACACAGGATTTGTATggataaaacaaatcaatgtttAATTTGAATGTTAAAGCGTACTGGGTGTGAAGTTCATACCAGAGCCATTTTTTCTGCGAAATATTATTCCCCCTGAAAAGTCACGTTCGAAAAAAGTGTAGCTTATCtgaaagacgatcagagcatactgatcgaaacgtcgagttgaaaccgatagttcttttcagaaccactcatTTGGAgatattatcattacatggtgttaccgaaaacctttgcatcatgcaaagtttcaaatcctttcCTGTATGCTGTAGCGTTGGTATTCTGCAGTTGCTCATCAACTACTCTTTTTTTACTCGTAGATTTTGAAGGAATCTGTGTGAATAACACAATGTCAGAAATGGACGAAGAGCGAACCGAACGCCAACAGAGTATTCACAATATGGCACATTGTCTCATGTGAGTAAATAATTATCGTCACTACTTAGCAAGGTTTAGGTGCTCAGCGCATAAATTACAAGTTCAGGTTGGAAGATATGTtactattggtttattaaaaaacattcaaacttggTCTAAATTGCGTTTAAAATTACAAAGCATAAGAAAATATATGCACTATTGTAAAACtacagaaaaacattttaaaaatatgaatataTTTATTGAAGTACAATTTCGAAAAACAGATAACCAGagactaaaatacaaaacactgATATACTGGTGTTCTCAGGATAAAGCCATTATGAATTGTGCTGCGAAGTACATATTCCATGCCATTAGGTTAAAGAAAACCCAAATTGGTCTTGCTTAACTCTCCTAATTCTTTGTGTGTGTTATAAGTTTAAATGATGCTATTGTTGTAACCCTTTTCCAGGGTATGGGGAATAAAATTCTATACAATACACTTCAGTTATAATAATGTGACACCACAACATTCAAAAGGCTTCCTGACATAATAATTATATGGTATGAGTCATCATGTGATTCTTAGTTTCAAACAACATTCATGCACTCGGGTCGGAAAGCAAATAGTTACATATTATCACTAGGGCCtatatgttttgtttctttaccaGTTTTTGACTGTCTTTGACTGAATTGTACTTAATGTTGTTCATTATTCTgattttttcataaaatatgaaaataaatgttgattgaattgaattgaatatcgGGTCGATTATGTTTGGTTGTTGACCGTCATAAACCACGCCAACTCTACACAGTGGGCGAACACAACCAAATCACACCATGACATCTTTTAACCAGCCAGATTATTATAGTTTAGCGAATGTCTATGTCATTGACCTTGGCTTTTTGGCGGATATAGGCGATTAAAGCTATCATGTGAGAGCGTACACATTGACTCAAatgcactggaaactattggtaatcactccaaataaattttagcataaaaacctacttggcaacgagcaatggagagctgttgatagtataaaacactgtgagaagtTACTTaggagcgagccgtttctcacatttctctccattgctcataattgtttatgctaattattttgagtaattaacaataagtgtccagtgcctttactcTCGGTCAAAAGATTCACACGTTATTTGTGGAACTAAAATTTACTATTGTACCGAGTGGAAACTAAGCTATGTTTATCCTCTTTGTTTTATTCCAGGAAGCTAGAGGCGGCTGACCCGATATATCTGCCCCCTGGAACTGTCGTGAGTTGTATAAGAAAACTAATTCACTTTGTGTCAGgaaatttatttcttatttgatTTAACCTAAATCAAATCATCAACCTAATATTAAATTGAGAcctatttttttaacatttttttattgacatctCTGAAGATTTCCAGAATCCGTTTTTACTAATTTGTTCATTTTTCATGTTGTTAACTCATTtctttatgtttattttttggcAAGCAGCTTAATAAAATGGTGAGGGAATTCCAGAATCTTGCTAAAGATGAAGCCAAGGATCTTATGGTCGAAGCAAACTACATTGAAGCCTCGGAACATTTAGGTTTCGCAATTAACATAAGAAGGTAATTGAACGGGTAGACTGGTCCCATGCAAGAGTCAGGCACCGGCCTTACAAACCAAAGGGTTTTATTGGATGGAAAGACGCAGACATTTTAATGACAACTATACCAGACTGATAGTGGTGTGTGTACAAAGGCACttaaggtcaaaggtacatctggcAGAATCCTGCCTAGTTCTATGAGGCCGGTATATTCCGTTAacattcacgagcctcgaagtgtgacatcGGAGAAGTTCGATTTGCAAGAAGGAGAGCAATTTTTGGTCAATGGCAAAAGCAAATTATTGCCCAACCATAAAACGAAATTTGttgattgtgatttttttcttgtacAGCTTGCTTCACCGTGGAGGGTACGAGTGCCACAACAGAATTGATATGAAGTTGTTTTCGATGTATTCACACTGCACAAACAAACTGGTAAAAAAAGCTTGTATTTGTCAGAGATCGAGGTACAGATTCCTCAAGTTGGCAAAACTTATGTTAAATGTAGGCCCATCTGTTTTTTGCTTTAAATCTTTGAAGTCCGATAATTGATCCGTTGTGAAATCAGTTGTTCTTGTATTTCAATCATCGTCTCTAATTGTTTAAATCACTAAAGattctacatgtattttttgtttttcaaacgaAGAGGCAAAACCATCATTTAGTTTCAAAGTTGGCGTTGGTAGTTTCTTTATGTTACTTTatgatattataatattatttgcaGTAcgtaatgaaataaaatgattgACTTTATTTTCTGCAGGGACTACCCGAAGAGGCGTTGCGTATGGCTATAGCTGGTAGGTGGCTCTTTGTAAATGAGTTGTATaatggagtgcgttttggcgaccccaaccaaaaactgtttcggtttttggtcgttggttctgctgttcagacggaacgataaccgagttgtgagctcggttaccgtattggttatgacgtcagaaacagtttttggttggggtcgccaaaacgcactcaagATCTCCCTTACGTAATTTCACAACATCGCGTTCGGATGTGCACATTATTTGCAAATTATTTCACAACATCGCGAACCTGAGCAAATTGTTTCTGAATAATTTCACAACACCAAACACGTCTGAGCAAACGTTTGCATAATTTCACGACATCACGTACCTAAAGTCACTTATTTTTGAAatgcgatgtccctttaaaggcagtggacactattgttaattgtcagagactagccttcacagttggtgtatcccaacataaaattatgcacaaaataacaaacctttgaaatttgagctcaatcggccatcgaacttgcgagataataatgaaagacaaaaacacccttgtcacacgaagttgtgtgcgtttagatggttgatttcgagacctcaagttctaaatctaaggtctcgaaatcaaatacgtggaaaattacttctttctcaaaaactatggcacttcagagggagccgtttctaacaatgttttataccatcaacctcttcccattactcgttaccaagtaaggttttatgctaattattattttgagtaattaccaatagtgtccactgcctttaacattgttttctttcttaatttgtgtttttattcagcTTTGGACATTGATGCGAATTATCTGCCGGCAAAAGTCGAAGAAGTCAAAGCAATGTACATTCTTACCATAGCAGACAGTGGGATTCTTCCATTTGAATTTGCCGTTTATGTACAGTCCGTCTCCGCCGAGGTAAAAACCCGTCATTGTGCAAAccaagggccttgtcacacgaagcaaCTTTCACAGGGGCAACTTAGAGGAAACCCACCTTAGCAATGTTTGCTACCGGACAATTGTGGCAGCATCATGAGCCATTTTTCAAACAACGTCTTATATTATTTCCCCCAAAATTACGAGAACCATGGAggatttcttcctccatgtgaGAACATTCAAATTAATGTGTTCTCTTCTTTGATGAGGTTGCCCGGAACTGTTGCCTGTAAAGTGCATCATGTGACATGGCTATAAAGGAGCATTCGCGATCGACCGAACATGTTCGTTTTATCTTGTAAAAGACTTTTGAATTCTGCATAAgtaaattcattaaaaaaacaattttttagagtcaataaaaattattttgtgtaatttcatGACGGCTTTAACGTTTTGGGGGGAACTTCCTacttgtttagtttgtttgtctgtctctGTTTATTAATAAAAGGGTTGCAATATTTTCGTTGACATCAATTAAGTTTACTGagaaaatgtaggcctacattttttatgattattttttttttcacacaggtGAAAGAGCATCCAGAGATTGCTGCAATAATACGTGAGATCGAAGGACCATCACGCCCAAAGCATCCCCCTTCAGTTGCCAAAATCATTCCGCATGAAACCAAACCCTCGCAACCCCATGTGCGTCTGAAAAACGAGGTCAGAAAATAATCTTGCTCATACGCTCACTTTAAAGTTTGATATCTCCTTAAAATCATGAAGTAAATaattgagtagggcgccctcggctAGTTCAAAAGAAGGTTGCCCATTGGTTAGCCTgaacgtcacacttcgaggcttgtgaataacgccagcAGACAGTGGCATCTAGTGTAGGTCAATCCtcgtccatcttcacctttcacctagattTATAAACAGAAGGCGACCCGCAAGcgattttttccccccaaactACTTTGCAATATTTTGTTCCCTTGTCGCTCTGGCTCTTTCCGTCAGATTACGTCTGGCATGCTCTTTCaccaaatcattgcaattaAATGTCGTTTGGGGAAAACAAAATTCGCGACCcgcaaaaaaagggggggggggggggtgcacctCGGCCCTAATCAAAACACATTATACAGaatgcttacgtcactgcacgttatTTTTTTATCCAATGGACGCTGGTTCTaaaaagcaagtacctgtctttagctttatccttgcggataaagacagggtgGAACAGGTCTGCCCATTGGCTCGTGCACACTCTGTGTTTAGCCTGCATGCATGAATGAAACAGCCGAACGTTTTCTGAGTGTTTCATCTTTGTTTTACCTATAAGATAGCGCCGTGATGACGTCAAATTGCAAAAGGTCCATCGAAAAACCGTTCTTACAAAGCCAATCTCTGTTTGAACAggttagccttgctcaaggcagtcgaattatttactccgaaaaaaaaaccgccgctgtataaaaacccacccgtattcactatgcgtaacatcgcacgacacgatgcccccgtacactatccgcatgcggaagcctgacggcctccgcatgcggttagtggtacgagtgcggatgacttctGTGCACAGTtttcgtacgatgtgacagtgtgtatacgggtgggtcatgcggtgtgatcgcacgcaccacgcacagggtataagggtgggtttacagcggcgtcttttcggagcgaataatgcgactgccttgagcaaggctagaaAAGGGTGAACGTTTTGACAAAAATACGGGGGCGCGCCTGCTGCAGGACGCCGTTCTCTTTGGGCCACGCCCATTTATTCGTCTaatgatttgcctcctttggccttaagagggcgctatttgcaTCAAATGAGGGGGcttttttgagagtgtgacaaCTCTCGAAAACGTACGTATAAAACAGTGGATATTCTACCGTTTTTCCCCATGAATTGTGGTGATATCTTCTTGTTTGCAGAGAACAAACGGTGTGCCCCATCAGCCGAAGAAAAAGAAGCGATTAGTCAAAGAAATCTGCGATGGCAAAGAGCCGGAATTTCCCATCGGTAAATTGTTTTCTCTCTCGTCAGCTCgtctttcttttcattatttaattttaattaatctattaaatattttattttattcatattatttgtgtgggaaaagtttccgtatggcgccaccactttttcattcgatattaaataatatagtatctaattaacctcaatgagatatccctttttgtaaaaatgagtgaaaaggtggtggcgccatacggaaagttatccgtattctacttttaaaacatctttctaaccatatgcattttataacacggttacaaacgctttttaaagaccaactcgaccgatccaaggcaacgtgttcctttaacagtataaaacatttgagactttgtttggggggggggggggggtaggcttATTTATTGACTGTCGTGGAGGAATAGGAAAGGGATTGACATGATTGAGTGCATAGGAAGCAAGTTTGACAAACAAAACTCACTGTTTGATTTTTGCcactatttttttataaaaatgttgcACCATATTATGTCACCGTTAGTGTGGACAGTCCAAGTAAGCAATCGACTTGTACATTTTCTTAATGCATCTTAGATGGAGTGACgtaatgtaataaaataaaatatttaaaataaaattttataaTAACCAATAtcataaaaactaaatatttaaaaatgcacacaatttcatgaaTAGTTtgatgcattaaaaaaaaatatgatgtCTTGCTTATGTCACTGTATCCAAGGTGTCTTTACTTTTGAAGATTTTTGAAGATTTTCTTTGTTCCTATATTTTATCAAAGCACAACCAAAAGTTCCCAGCACCAGTCCGAAGGAATCGTCACCAGCGGCTGCACCGAAGGCTACAAAAGGGTCCGCTCAAGCGAAATCAGGGAAAAGCAATGGCGAAGGAGCTGCACAGAAAGCTGTGGTTCCTCAGGCCATACCGCAACCGGCCATTAATAGGTAAGATACATGGACCTAGTAGTCTTTTAATCAAGTCGTTTGATACAATCTCGGTCATTTGAGACTTAATGGTGTGAGAGTGTAATAAATGCGAGTCCACATTTATAAGGCCATAACTCATATTGGGGTGTCGTAGCCCACCAGATAAACGCACTGAACtccgaactcgagctctggtgtttctgttcagcagagtgtgggttcgaatcccggtcgtgatactaatgagcaagacacttaactataattgcttctctccacccagggggaAATGGGTACCTgtctgtgagggcagagatggttgtaattgatttagcttagtgcgctacatattggcagagggagctgagatggtttaaggaatgaaatggcccagtgaccaggggtaataatgttggaagcgctttgagacatggtgtataaagcgctataaaaccgattattattattattactattctgaaattaaaaacaaaacattgtttatgtattacggttttatttattatttcagcAGAAAGACATCCAGTGCATCATCAACCAGTGAAATAGTTTCCCCAAAGAAATCAAAGCTTACAGCAAATGTACAATCGACATCAACTTTTCACCATCAACTGCAACACCTGTGCGGCACGTGTCTGACAAGGCAACATGGTAAGGTTGTTAAACCGATGTTCCTGAAGGGTGGTGAGACCGTGTGTGCCGGGCCGTACCACCACCCATGGGAACAGTCAAAGGCGGTTGCGATATACTC belongs to Asterias rubens chromosome 6, eAstRub1.3, whole genome shotgun sequence and includes:
- the LOC117291419 gene encoding uncharacterized protein LOC117291419; translated protein: MSEMDEERTERQQSIHNMAHCLMKLEAADPIYLPPGTVLNKMVREFQNLAKDEAKDLMVEANYIEASEHLGFAINIRSLLHRGGYECHNRIDMKLFSMYSHCTNKLGLPEEALRMAIAALDIDANYLPAKVEEVKAMYILTIADSGILPFEFAVYVQSVSAEVKEHPEIAAIIREIEGPSRPKHPPSVAKIIPHETKPSQPHVRLKNERTNGVPHQPKKKKRLVKEICDGKEPEFPIAQPKVPSTSPKESSPAAAPKATKGSAQAKSGKSNGEGAAQKAVVPQAIPQPAINR